In Rhodococcus qingshengii JCM 15477, the sequence CACCGCCGAGTCGGCCCATGCCGATGACGGAGAAACTGGCCGGCGCCTCGGTCCCGAGTTCGGTGACGCTGGCCCTGATCACCGCGGAGAGCGATGCATTGAGCACCGCGGCCCACACCGAGGACAGCGCCTTGCAGACTGCAGGAACATCGAGCATGCCGAGGATGTCGGCCGACGCGATTCGCGCAAGTTCGTGTCGCCGCAACGAGCGGGCCGCAGCAACAGCACGATTGGGATCACTGTGTCGGCCGGAGGCGGTGAGGATTCCGCGAGCGACGTCCTCGGGCTTCGGCTCGACAAGGCGCGGTCCACTCGGCGAATCCGCGAACAAGCGAATCACGTCGGGAGCCTTGATGAGCAGGTCGGGTAGGTACGCCGACGAGCCCAGCACGGTCATCAGACGCTCGGCCACCGCAGCCTCGTCGCGGAGCAGGCGCAGGAACCACGTCTGGTCGACGAGCGCGTCCGAGAGCCTGCGGTAAGCGAGCAGACCTGCATCGGGATCCGGTGTGTCCGCGAGTGATTCGAGCAGAGTCGGCAACAGGAGCGCTTGAATGCGACCCTTGCGTGAAGCGCCACTCGTCAGTGCAGTCAGATGCCCGAGAGCATGCTCGGGTGCCGTGTAACCGAGAGCGGCCAACTGGCGAACCGCGGCTTCTGGCCCCAGGACCAGTGCTTCCTTGTCCATCCGCGCCACCGATTCGAGAAGCGGGCGGTAGAACAACTTGGCGTGCAGGCGGCGAATCCGATGCGAATTCCGCTTGATCTCGGCGCGCAGGACTCCCAGGGAATCCAGACGACCGTCGGGTCGCATGTGCGCGGCGCGGGCCAGCCAACGCAGCGCTTCCTCGTCGTCCGGCGGCGGCAGGGTGTGTGTGCGCTTGAGCTTCTGCAACTGCAGACGGTGCTCGAGCAGACGCAGGAATTCGTACGACGCAGTCAGGTTGGCGGCGTCGTCGCGGCCGACGTATCCACCCGCCGCCAATGCGGTCAGTGCATCGACCGTGCTCTGGACATGCAACGAACTGTCGGCGCGCCCGTGCACCAATTGCAGGAGTTGGACGGCGAATTCGACGTCGCGCAAACTTCCGCGGCCGAGTTTGAGTTCACGCTCACGCAGTTCGGGGGGAACCATTTCCTCGACGCGTCGACGCATGGCCTGGACTTCGGGGACGAAGTCCTCGCGCTCGGAGGCGATCCACACCATCGGGCTCATCGCCTCGGAGTACTGGCGACCGAGCTCCATGTCGCCGGTCATCGGACGAGCCTTGAGCAGTGCCTGGAACTCCCAGGTCTTGGCCCAGCGCTTGTAGTACGTGATGTGGGATTCGAGGGAGCGAACCAATTCTCCGCGCTTGCCTTCGGGGCGCAGCGCAGCATCGACCTCGAAGAATGCGGAGGTTCCGATACGCATCATCTCGCCGGCAACGCGGCTGGCCGTCGCATCGGCCGGTTCGGCGACGAACACCACGTCGACGTCGGAGACGTAGTTCAGCTCGCGCGCACCACATTTGCCCATGGCGATCACGGCGAGCCGGATCGGACAGCTGCCCTCGGGACACACCGTTGCGATGGCCACCGCAAGTGCAGCGGTCAGCGCGGCGTCGGCCAGATCGGAAAGCTGGTGCCCCACAGTCTGATACGGAACTACGGGTTCGTTCTCGACGGTCGCCGCAAGATCAGCCGCGGCCAGCAGCATCAGCTGGTCCTTGTAGCTCTTACGCAGAGCAACAACAGCTTCCGGCCCGGTCACCGTGGCGCGGTAGGTCAGTGAACCTTCGGTGGCACCCTCGTCGACAGTTGCACCCACGACCTCCAGCAAGGCTGCAGTCGCCTCGTCCTTGGTCGGCAGAGCGGTGCCGTCGAGCAGTTTCCAGCCGATCGGATCCGCGGCCAGGTGGTCGCCGAAGGCCGACGACGCACCCACGAGTGCGAACAAACGGCCGCGCAGGCTCTTGTCCTTGCGCAGGACCTGATCGAGTTCGCGCCACCCGTCGCCGAGCCCGTCCTTGATCCGCACAAGGGTGCGCAGAGCGAGGTCGGCGTTCGCGGCACGCGAAAGCGACCACAAGAGTTCGATGCTCTCGGCGTCGACCCAACCGAGCTGACGCAACTCGTCGGCAGCGGTGGGCTCGACCAGCCCGAGTCGACCCGGTCCTGGAACTGCTGATCTCGCAGCGGGCGGTTTCACCGTCACAGACCGAGGTAGGTCTTGAGCTCGAACGGCGTCACGTGGCTGCGGTATTCCTCCCACTCACGACGCTTGTTGCGCAGGAAGAAATCGAAGACGTGCTCGCCGAGTGCTTCGGCCACGAGCTCCGACTTCTCCATCTCGCGCAGAGCGCTGTCCAAGTTGCTCGGCAGTTCCTTGTAACCCATGGCGCGGCGCTCGGCGGAGGTCAACGACCACACGTCGTCTTCTGCCTCGGGCGGCAAGGTGTAGCCCTTCTCGATGCCGCGAAGACCGGCAGCAAGCAGGACCGCGAAAGTCAGGTACGGGTTGCAAGCCGAGTCTGGGCTACGGATCTCGACGCGGCGCGAGGACGCCTTGTTGGGCGTGTACATCGGGACGCGGATGAGAGCCGATCGGTTGGACGGGCCCCACGACGCGGCAGTGGGTGCCTCTCCCCCGTGGACGAGTCGCTTGTACGAATTGACCCACTGGTTCGTGACCGCACTGATCTCGTTTGCGTGCTCGAGGATGCCGGCGATGAACGCCTTGCCGGTCTCGGAGAGCTGCATCGGATCGTCAGGATTGTGGAAGGCGTTGGTATCGCCCTCGAACAGGCTCATGTGGGTGTGCATCGCGGAGCCGGCCTGATCACTGAACGGCTTGGGCATAAAGCTCGCCCGGACGCCTTCACCGATCGCGACCTCCTTGACGACGTACCGGAACGTCATCACGTTGTCGGCCATCGAGAGTGCGTCGGCGTAGCGCAGATCGATCTCCTGCTGACCCGGCGCGGCCTCGTGGTGGCTGAACTCGACCGAGATGCCCATCGACTCGAGTGCGTCGATGGCGTGGCGGCGGAAATTCGGAGCCGAATCGTGCACGGCCTGGTCGAAGTATCCGCCCGAGTCGGCCGGGATCGGCGGAGTGCCGTCGATCGGGCCGTTCTCCAGAAGGAAGAACTCGATCTCCGGGTGGACGTAGCAGCTGAAGCCCAAGTCGCTGGCCTTGCTCAGCTGGCGACGCAGTACGTGGCGCGGATCGGCCCACGACGGCGAACCGTCGGGCATCGTGATGTCGCAGAACATGCGAGCGGAATGCTGCGCACCGTCCTTGTGCGCCCACGGCAGGATCTGGAATGTCGAGGCGTCGGGCCGAGCGACGGTGTCGGCTTCGGAGACTCGAGAGAATCCCTCGATGGCGGAACCGTCGAATCCGATTCCCTCCTCGAAAGCGCCTTCGAGTTCGGCGGGGGCGATCGCCACCGATTTGAGGTACCCGAGAACATCGGTGAACCACAAGCGGACAAACCGAATGTCGCGCTCTTCCAGGGTACGAAGCACGAATTCTTTTTGGCGATCCATGCACGCGAGACTAAGCAAGCCACGTTAAATCTGTGTTACATCAGTGGTCCCGGTTAACAGAGTGATTGGTCACCATCGCATAGGCGCAGCGTACGGCGCCGCGCCGGCTAACATGTCAGACCCTCTTCCGGAGCCTTCAAGTAAACGAAGTAGTCGACGACGGCATCGTCGACGCAGGAGTTTCCGTCCAGAACCACCGTGTGTTGGGTTCCGTCGAACGTGATCAGAGCAGCGCCCAACTGCTTCGCGAGATCCACTCCGGCCTGATACGGGGTCGCCGGATCCTGCGTCGTGGACACGACGACCAGCTGCGGCAGACCGGCGTCAGCGAGCGCCTGGGGGTCGAGCGCGTGAGGGCTGCCGGTAGCCGGAACGGGCCAGAACGCGCACAGGTCGAGCGGCGCTTGACCCGTCCCGCGGCCGTCGTCGAGGAACGGCGCCGCCTCGCGGTACCGAGTGTCGGATTCGCCCGCCTCGGCGCGGTCGGTGGTTGCCGGATCGTCCACGCAGCGAATGGCGTTGAACGCGTCGTTGATGTTGGAGTAGCTGCCGTCATCCTCACGGCCTTCGTACATGTCGGCGAGATTGAGCAGCGAGTCGCCGCGTCCGTCGGCCAGACTCGACAGACCCCCACGCAGCGGCGTCCACAACTGTGGCGAGTACAGAGCTTGCTGCACGCCCGTGATCGCGTCGGAATAACTCAGCCCGCGCGGATCGGTGGTCTGTGCCGGCTTCTCGATCAACGGATCGACGAGTGCCTGAAAGCGTGCCTGCGCCTGCGCCGGATCATCACCCAGCGGGCAATCCGTTCGCGAGACACAGTCGGCGACAAAGGCGTCGAACGCGCCTTGGAAGCCCTGCCCCTGCAAGACCACTTCGTCGACCGGATCCTGCTCGGGGTCGAGCGCGCCGTCGAGGACCATCGCTCGGACGTTCTGCGGAAAGGTTTCCGCGTACGTGGATCCGAGCCGGGTCCCGTACGAGAACCCGAGGTAGTTCATCTTCGGATCGCCGAGAACGCCCCGAATGACGTCCATATCTCGCACCACCTCGTAGGTACCGACATGAGCGAGGAACTCCGTACCGGTCCGCTCAGCGCACTTGGCGGCGTAGTCCTTGCTGTCCGCCTCGGCGAGAGCGATGCCCTCCGGCGTCATGTCGACGTTGACCTCCGCACGCTCCGCGTCGGTCTCCTCCGGCGTCAAACACCGAACCTGCGGGGTCGACGCCCCGATCCCCCGCGGATCGAAGCCGATCATGTCGAAACGTTCCTGCAATTCGGTGCCCGAACCCGAGGTCGCCATCGACAGCCCGGACCCACCCGGCCCGCCGGGGTTCAGCAACAGTGAGCCGATGCGGTCGCCGGTTGCCTTCGAACGCGAGATCACCACCTTCGCGGTGTCGCCGTTCGGATTCGCGTAGTCGACGGGAACGCTCACCTCGGCGCAGTCGACCCCACGCCCCAGCGGCGCAGTTCCTTCTTCGACAACTTGGTCGCACGAACCCCAGTCGAGCGTCTGCTCGTAGAATTTCTCGAGGCCGGACGGCACCGCGGACGCGGCAGAACCAGCAGGTTCCACTGATTCGGGCGTGCCTTCCGAACTGGTGCAACCGACAACCAACACGAGCACTGCTGCGCTTCCGGCGAGGGCACCGGAGAGGCGAACGAACTTCGACATGCCATCGATGGTGCCAGGAAACCGCGATAGCCAGCGGTTCGCCTCGTCTCGGCACCTACCTGATACGCGCGCGGTGATGTGACCCATTGCACCCCGTCAACTGTTCGTGTCGGCGATGTCCGGTGGCAGACTGAACACGTCATCACCCACACCCGGGGACCCGAAGGCGATCAACGCTCAGGGCCTCGAGGCCAGAAAGGGACAACGATGTCCGAAACACCTCTCTACGGTTCTGTACCCAGTGCAGTTTCTGTACCCACTGCAAGCTCTACCGATGCACCGAAGCGTAAGACGCGCATTCACCACCTCGCCGAGATGAAGCAGAACGGCGAACGCTGGTCGATGCTCACCGCTTACGACTACTCCACGGCACGCATCTTCGAAGACGCAGGCATCCCGGTGCTGCTCGTCGGCGACTCTGCCGCCAACGTCGTCTACGGCTACGACACCACCGTGCCGATCACCGTCGACGAACTGCTCCCGCTCGTGCGTGGCGTCGTTCGCGGCGCGCCGCACGCACTCGTCGTCGCCGACCTCCCCTTCGGCACCTACGAGGGTTCCGCCGAGCAGGCCCTGTCGACTGCGACGCGGTTCATGAAGGAAGGCCTC encodes:
- a CDS encoding bifunctional [glutamine synthetase] adenylyltransferase/[glutamine synthetase]-adenylyl-L-tyrosine phosphorylase; the protein is MTVKPPAARSAVPGPGRLGLVEPTAADELRQLGWVDAESIELLWSLSRAANADLALRTLVRIKDGLGDGWRELDQVLRKDKSLRGRLFALVGASSAFGDHLAADPIGWKLLDGTALPTKDEATAALLEVVGATVDEGATEGSLTYRATVTGPEAVVALRKSYKDQLMLLAAADLAATVENEPVVPYQTVGHQLSDLADAALTAALAVAIATVCPEGSCPIRLAVIAMGKCGARELNYVSDVDVVFVAEPADATASRVAGEMMRIGTSAFFEVDAALRPEGKRGELVRSLESHITYYKRWAKTWEFQALLKARPMTGDMELGRQYSEAMSPMVWIASEREDFVPEVQAMRRRVEEMVPPELRERELKLGRGSLRDVEFAVQLLQLVHGRADSSLHVQSTVDALTALAAGGYVGRDDAANLTASYEFLRLLEHRLQLQKLKRTHTLPPPDDEEALRWLARAAHMRPDGRLDSLGVLRAEIKRNSHRIRRLHAKLFYRPLLESVARMDKEALVLGPEAAVRQLAALGYTAPEHALGHLTALTSGASRKGRIQALLLPTLLESLADTPDPDAGLLAYRRLSDALVDQTWFLRLLRDEAAVAERLMTVLGSSAYLPDLLIKAPDVIRLFADSPSGPRLVEPKPEDVARGILTASGRHSDPNRAVAAARSLRRHELARIASADILGMLDVPAVCKALSSVWAAVLNASLSAVIRASVTELGTEAPASFSVIGMGRLGGGELGYGSDADVLFVCEPREGVDETVAVKWANSIADKVRKLLGAPSTDPPLEVDTGLRPEGRNGPMVRTLESYDAYYAKWAQAWEIQALLRAHPVAGDPELGLRFLHMIDKTRYPEGGVSDAAVREIRRIKARVDSERLPRGADPATHTKLGRGGLADIEWTVQLLQLRHADKIESLHNTSTLETLDAIGAAELLSEGDVELLRDAWITATKARNCLVLVRGKPTDQLPGPGRVLAAVAQVAGYGDDAGEFLDNYLRITRRAKAVVERVFGGE
- a CDS encoding glutamine synthetase family protein, producing MDRQKEFVLRTLEERDIRFVRLWFTDVLGYLKSVAIAPAELEGAFEEGIGFDGSAIEGFSRVSEADTVARPDASTFQILPWAHKDGAQHSARMFCDITMPDGSPSWADPRHVLRRQLSKASDLGFSCYVHPEIEFFLLENGPIDGTPPIPADSGGYFDQAVHDSAPNFRRHAIDALESMGISVEFSHHEAAPGQQEIDLRYADALSMADNVMTFRYVVKEVAIGEGVRASFMPKPFSDQAGSAMHTHMSLFEGDTNAFHNPDDPMQLSETGKAFIAGILEHANEISAVTNQWVNSYKRLVHGGEAPTAASWGPSNRSALIRVPMYTPNKASSRRVEIRSPDSACNPYLTFAVLLAAGLRGIEKGYTLPPEAEDDVWSLTSAERRAMGYKELPSNLDSALREMEKSELVAEALGEHVFDFFLRNKRREWEEYRSHVTPFELKTYLGL
- a CDS encoding alpha/beta hydrolase codes for the protein MSKFVRLSGALAGSAAVLVLVVGCTSSEGTPESVEPAGSAASAVPSGLEKFYEQTLDWGSCDQVVEEGTAPLGRGVDCAEVSVPVDYANPNGDTAKVVISRSKATGDRIGSLLLNPGGPGGSGLSMATSGSGTELQERFDMIGFDPRGIGASTPQVRCLTPEETDAERAEVNVDMTPEGIALAEADSKDYAAKCAERTGTEFLAHVGTYEVVRDMDVIRGVLGDPKMNYLGFSYGTRLGSTYAETFPQNVRAMVLDGALDPEQDPVDEVVLQGQGFQGAFDAFVADCVSRTDCPLGDDPAQAQARFQALVDPLIEKPAQTTDPRGLSYSDAITGVQQALYSPQLWTPLRGGLSSLADGRGDSLLNLADMYEGREDDGSYSNINDAFNAIRCVDDPATTDRAEAGESDTRYREAAPFLDDGRGTGQAPLDLCAFWPVPATGSPHALDPQALADAGLPQLVVVSTTQDPATPYQAGVDLAKQLGAALITFDGTQHTVVLDGNSCVDDAVVDYFVYLKAPEEGLTC